One Desulfobulbus propionicus DSM 2032 DNA segment encodes these proteins:
- the hcp gene encoding hydroxylamine reductase — MFCNQCEQTAKGIGCNIAGVCGKNEEVADLQDLLIHALQGLALYAREGRKLGIVDQATDLFTFEAIFSTLTNVDFDPERFVALIQRAVELREAMKAKVGIAGGTTEFTEAPATFIPAGTVAELAAQGKALNLIESLDSDVNIRSLKQTLLYGLKGIAAYADHAAILGQTDPAVAAFCYEALTALLAQGLTVEQCVPVAMKAGEINLKAMELLDAGNTGTYGHPVPTPVPLGHRKNKCILITGHDLHDLELLLQQTEGKGIDIYTHGEMLPCHGYPELKKYPHFYGHFGTAWQNQQKEFPTFPGPILFTTNCIQKPSEVYKDRVFTNGLVGWPGVKHISDKDYSPVVAMALAMPGFTDDVDNGQVLVGFGRNAVLGVADKVIEAVKSKAIRHFFLVGGCDGAKPGRDYFTRFVEQVPKDCVVLTLACGKFRFFDKQMGDIGGIPRLLDVGQCNDAYSAIQIAVALAKAFDCGVNDLPLSMVLSWYEQKAVAILLTLLYLGVKDIRLGPSLPAFITPAVLQFLVDTFNIKPIDTPEADLKTILG; from the coding sequence ATGTTTTGTAACCAGTGTGAACAGACGGCCAAGGGGATCGGATGCAACATCGCCGGGGTATGCGGCAAGAACGAGGAGGTTGCCGATCTACAGGATCTGCTGATCCATGCCCTCCAGGGGCTGGCCCTCTATGCCCGCGAAGGACGGAAACTGGGCATTGTCGACCAGGCCACCGACCTGTTTACCTTTGAGGCCATCTTTTCCACCCTGACCAACGTCGATTTCGATCCGGAACGCTTTGTCGCCCTGATCCAGCGGGCGGTCGAGCTGCGCGAGGCCATGAAGGCCAAGGTGGGGATTGCCGGCGGCACCACCGAGTTCACCGAGGCACCCGCCACCTTCATCCCGGCCGGCACGGTCGCCGAACTGGCCGCCCAGGGCAAGGCCCTGAATCTGATCGAATCCCTGGATAGCGACGTCAACATCCGCTCGCTCAAGCAGACCCTGCTCTACGGCCTCAAGGGCATCGCCGCCTATGCCGATCACGCCGCCATCCTCGGCCAAACCGATCCGGCCGTGGCCGCCTTCTGCTACGAGGCCCTGACCGCGCTCCTGGCCCAGGGACTGACCGTCGAGCAGTGCGTGCCCGTGGCCATGAAGGCCGGCGAGATCAACCTCAAGGCCATGGAGCTGCTCGATGCCGGCAACACCGGCACCTATGGTCATCCGGTGCCCACCCCGGTGCCGCTCGGCCATCGCAAGAACAAGTGCATCCTCATCACCGGCCACGACCTCCACGACCTGGAACTGCTGTTGCAGCAGACCGAGGGCAAGGGCATCGACATCTACACCCACGGCGAGATGCTGCCCTGTCACGGCTATCCGGAGCTGAAGAAATATCCCCATTTTTACGGCCACTTCGGCACCGCCTGGCAGAATCAGCAAAAAGAGTTCCCCACCTTTCCGGGACCGATCCTGTTCACCACCAACTGCATCCAGAAGCCGAGCGAGGTCTACAAGGACCGGGTGTTCACCAACGGCCTGGTCGGCTGGCCGGGCGTCAAGCACATCAGCGACAAGGATTATTCGCCGGTGGTGGCCATGGCCCTGGCCATGCCGGGGTTCACCGATGACGTCGACAACGGCCAGGTGCTGGTCGGTTTTGGCCGCAACGCGGTGCTCGGTGTGGCCGACAAGGTGATCGAGGCGGTGAAATCCAAGGCCATCCGCCACTTCTTCCTGGTGGGCGGCTGCGACGGCGCCAAGCCCGGCCGCGACTACTTCACCCGCTTTGTCGAGCAGGTGCCCAAGGACTGCGTGGTGCTGACGCTCGCCTGCGGCAAGTTCCGCTTCTTTGACAAGCAGATGGGCGACATCGGCGGCATCCCGCGCCTCTTGGACGTGGGCCAGTGCAACGACGCCTACTCGGCCATCCAGATCGCCGTGGCCCTGGCCAAGGCCTTTGACTGCGGCGTCAACGACCTGCCGCTGTCGATGGTGCTCTCCTGGTACGAGCAGAAGGCGGTGGCCATTCTCCTCACCCTGCTGTACCTTGGCGTCAAAGACATCCGCCTTGGACCGTCGCTGCCGGCCTTCATCACCCCGGCCGTGCTCCAGTTCCTGGTGGATACCTTCAACATCAAACCCATCGATACCCCGGAGGCGGATCTCAAGACCATCCTTGGCTGA
- a CDS encoding Crp/Fnr family transcriptional regulator, producing the protein MRAKKDELLAHSLLFSGLPREQVEKIAEIAVTKRYGKGASIFFEGDPGIGFFMVASGKVKIFKTSFDGKEQILHIFGPGEPFGEVPVFHGNPFPANAEALSECEVLFFPRAEFVGLITGNPSLALNMLAVLALRLRRFATQVENLSLKEVPGRLAAYLQYLMEEQQRQDRVVLDIPKGQLASLLGTSSETLSRIFNKMSEEGLIRVEGKTIFILDSERLKER; encoded by the coding sequence ATGAGAGCAAAAAAAGACGAATTGCTTGCCCATAGCCTGCTGTTCAGCGGCCTGCCCCGTGAACAGGTGGAGAAGATTGCCGAGATCGCCGTGACCAAGCGCTACGGCAAGGGCGCCTCGATTTTTTTCGAGGGCGATCCAGGCATCGGATTTTTCATGGTGGCCAGCGGCAAGGTGAAAATTTTCAAAACCTCCTTCGACGGCAAGGAGCAGATCCTGCATATTTTCGGGCCAGGAGAACCCTTTGGCGAGGTTCCGGTGTTCCACGGCAACCCCTTCCCGGCCAATGCCGAGGCCCTGAGCGAATGCGAGGTGCTGTTTTTTCCCCGGGCCGAGTTTGTTGGTTTGATTACCGGCAACCCCTCGCTGGCCCTCAACATGCTGGCCGTGCTGGCCCTGCGGCTGCGCCGTTTCGCCACCCAGGTGGAGAATCTGTCACTCAAGGAGGTGCCTGGCCGGCTGGCCGCCTACCTCCAGTATCTGATGGAAGAGCAGCAACGCCAGGACCGGGTGGTGCTCGACATCCCCAAGGGGCAACTGGCCAGCCTGCTCGGCACCAGTTCGGAGACCCTGTCGCGTATTTTCAACAAGATGAGCGAGGAAGGACTGATTCGCGTCGAAGGCAAGACCATCTTCATCCTCGACAGCGAGCGGCTCAAGGAGCGGTGA
- a CDS encoding transporter, with amino-acid sequence MKHGILALVCSILLIPAVVSADNLMRDYIAAPPGTLLSLLYYNHVSGDTLNVNGDKAADIDFAEELFLLREVYYFNMGSMLANAQVIVPFGNASLDVAGPGQNSSGIGDIILLGTIWLVNSPQSKTYLAFSPYFFLPTGEYDSDQGLNLGGNRWAFREEVNFTQGFDLIPNHPLYFEVTTGFDFYTTNDDYLGGQDLAQDPLFNLESHLSIDLAKNWAVSFDYYGHWGGSTELDDVEVANSEINSQTIGGTLTYSFAPGWQLLLQYKEDVKNDNGIEVEVVQARIFYATDFGNLFH; translated from the coding sequence ATGAAGCACGGTATTTTGGCCCTCGTTTGTTCAATTCTGCTCATTCCGGCCGTGGTTTCCGCGGATAACCTCATGCGCGACTACATCGCCGCGCCGCCGGGCACCCTGTTGTCGCTGTTGTATTATAACCATGTCAGCGGCGACACCCTGAACGTCAATGGCGATAAGGCGGCGGACATCGATTTTGCAGAGGAACTTTTTCTGTTGAGGGAAGTGTACTATTTCAACATGGGATCGATGCTGGCCAATGCCCAGGTGATCGTGCCCTTTGGCAATGCCTCCCTCGATGTCGCCGGTCCGGGCCAGAATTCGTCGGGCATTGGGGATATCATCCTCCTGGGGACGATCTGGTTGGTCAATTCGCCCCAATCCAAGACCTACCTTGCTTTTTCTCCCTACTTCTTTCTGCCCACCGGCGAATACGACAGCGATCAAGGCCTCAATCTCGGCGGCAATCGCTGGGCTTTCCGCGAGGAGGTCAACTTTACCCAGGGATTTGACCTGATTCCCAACCATCCCCTCTATTTCGAGGTCACCACCGGCTTTGATTTCTACACCACCAACGACGACTACCTGGGCGGACAGGATTTGGCCCAGGATCCGCTGTTCAACCTGGAAAGCCACCTGAGTATCGATCTGGCCAAGAACTGGGCTGTTTCGTTTGATTACTACGGCCATTGGGGCGGATCGACCGAGCTGGACGACGTCGAGGTGGCGAATTCCGAGATCAATAGCCAGACCATTGGCGGTACCCTGACCTACAGTTTCGCTCCTGGCTGGCAGCTGCTGCTCCAGTACAAGGAGGATGTGAAGAACGATAACGGCATCGAGGTCGAGGTCGTTCAAGCGCGCATCTTCTACGCCACCGATTTCGGCAACCTGTTCCACTGA
- a CDS encoding thiol-activated cytolysin family protein, protein MGNNRALINDKLASLQYNPKTVMVFNGTSISNIDLPAEERFDDSTYIVMTREKCSYEADFDIAVPSAYEDVTYPGALLVASNDLLDGKPQELAVDKDRVNITVDLPGATDISFKVVPTFANVRAGINDILSKWFDSHGGEWSLPANFQYSSSLVYDENELMLKFGCDISYLKQKLSIDFSSTRAEKKSVYLIRFKQIFYSVSAERPAKPADIFAESTTWEDLARAGISEEHPPLFVKNVQYGRQIFLKFESKLSSTELETTIKGTCSKDGLKIDANASAALKEKLSQIDVSIVVHGGSEAVYNGLSLNSMDDVQKINRIIWDNTLLSRTNTAAPLNYYTVFLKDGVSAGVHGTTEYVAEKTERYSGGEIRLEHSGWYVARFTVTWDEISYENGLKVIRHKGWEGNGKDRTAPFSTTIPLRGNARNISIKTEGCTGLAWEWWRTSGYKVGRALVPLRTVSIGGTTLHQTFSMTPAD, encoded by the coding sequence ATGGGCAACAATCGAGCGCTGATCAATGACAAGTTGGCAAGTCTGCAATACAATCCGAAGACCGTCATGGTGTTCAACGGCACGAGCATCAGCAACATCGACCTGCCGGCCGAGGAACGGTTCGACGATTCCACGTATATTGTGATGACCCGGGAAAAGTGCAGCTACGAGGCCGATTTCGACATTGCCGTGCCCAGTGCTTACGAAGATGTGACCTATCCCGGAGCGCTGCTGGTCGCCAGCAACGACCTGTTGGACGGCAAGCCGCAGGAGCTGGCGGTTGACAAGGACCGCGTCAATATCACTGTCGATCTGCCGGGCGCGACGGACATTTCCTTCAAGGTCGTGCCGACGTTTGCCAATGTGCGGGCCGGGATCAACGATATCCTGTCCAAGTGGTTTGATAGCCATGGCGGGGAGTGGAGCCTGCCGGCGAACTTCCAGTACAGCAGCAGCCTGGTGTATGACGAAAACGAATTGATGTTGAAGTTCGGATGCGACATCTCCTACCTGAAACAGAAGTTGAGCATCGACTTTTCCAGCACCCGGGCCGAGAAAAAGTCGGTCTATCTCATCCGCTTCAAGCAGATTTTTTATAGCGTGTCGGCTGAACGACCGGCCAAGCCGGCCGACATCTTCGCCGAATCAACCACCTGGGAAGATCTGGCGCGCGCAGGCATCAGCGAGGAACACCCCCCCTTGTTCGTGAAGAATGTGCAGTACGGCCGGCAGATTTTCCTCAAATTCGAGTCCAAGCTGTCGTCGACCGAACTGGAGACGACCATCAAGGGCACCTGCTCGAAGGACGGGCTCAAGATCGACGCCAATGCCTCCGCCGCCCTCAAGGAAAAGCTCAGCCAGATCGACGTCAGCATCGTCGTCCACGGCGGCTCGGAAGCCGTCTACAACGGCCTCAGCTTGAACAGCATGGACGATGTGCAGAAAATCAACCGGATCATCTGGGACAACACCCTGTTGTCACGGACCAATACGGCCGCGCCCCTGAACTACTACACTGTCTTTCTCAAGGACGGCGTTTCCGCCGGCGTTCATGGCACGACCGAGTATGTCGCCGAAAAGACCGAACGCTACAGCGGCGGCGAGATTCGTCTTGAGCACAGCGGTTGGTACGTTGCCCGTTTCACGGTGACCTGGGATGAAATCAGCTACGAGAACGGCCTGAAGGTGATCCGCCACAAAGGCTGGGAAGGCAACGGCAAGGATCGCACCGCCCCCTTTTCGACGACCATCCCGCTGCGCGGCAACGCGCGCAACATCAGTATCAAGACCGAAGGGTGCACCGGGCTCGCGTGGGAATGGTGGCGGACTTCGGGCTACAAGGTCGGCCGCGCCCTGGTGCCGCTGCGCACGGTGTCCATCGGCGGCACCACCTTGCATCAGACCTTCAGCATGACGCCCGCGGACTGA
- a CDS encoding trypsin-like peptidase domain-containing protein: MAITEQTIRCPKCGHEQTNPLECEACGLLFRKYEQAQERAKERETLTAAPTEPPTRRSGPLARVGVALLLVAVTAALTSFLVAGKGSNTPAPPAPPVSLPTADHVPASPSSQPENEQLPESPPSAAAPVMAVSPIEPAQRGTVAIETPWGKGSGFFLTSTSIVTNKHVVEPDRQQLEEIRRTIRTGRQLIDLEQQSISELRNRLRRMEEGPTRRQLVIILAEKERQLALALPPQEEAEARLREMEKPRSASAIKIFLADGSEYTANSFQVSAKRDLALLSIYTAKAVVLTPAANNQPLRQGDKVFTIGNPVGLRNTVTAGIFSGYRQHKESGEIMLQTDAPINPGNSGGPLIDEQGRVHGVNTLIIQNTQGIGFAIPIQAVFEEFSLTPP; the protein is encoded by the coding sequence ATGGCCATCACAGAACAAACGATTCGCTGCCCCAAATGCGGTCATGAGCAGACCAACCCGCTGGAATGCGAGGCCTGCGGTCTGCTCTTCCGCAAATATGAACAGGCCCAGGAGCGGGCCAAGGAACGGGAGACGCTGACGGCCGCGCCAACCGAGCCTCCGACGCGTCGGTCCGGCCCACTGGCGCGCGTTGGCGTGGCGTTGCTGCTGGTGGCGGTGACCGCAGCTCTGACCTCTTTCCTGGTTGCCGGCAAAGGTTCCAACACCCCCGCTCCCCCTGCTCCTCCGGTGTCCCTGCCCACCGCCGACCATGTGCCCGCATCGCCATCCAGCCAGCCGGAAAACGAGCAGTTACCGGAATCGCCCCCATCTGCCGCGGCTCCGGTCATGGCCGTCAGCCCCATCGAACCGGCCCAACGCGGCACGGTGGCCATTGAAACGCCCTGGGGCAAGGGTTCGGGGTTCTTCCTCACCAGCACCAGCATCGTCACTAACAAACACGTGGTCGAACCGGACCGGCAACAGCTGGAGGAAATCCGCCGCACCATACGAACCGGCCGGCAGCTGATCGACCTGGAACAGCAAAGCATCAGTGAGTTGCGCAACCGTTTGCGGCGCATGGAAGAAGGCCCGACCCGCCGCCAGCTGGTGATCATTCTCGCGGAAAAGGAACGGCAGCTGGCCCTGGCCCTGCCCCCGCAGGAAGAGGCGGAAGCCCGCCTGCGGGAAATGGAAAAGCCGCGCTCGGCGTCGGCCATTAAAATCTTCCTCGCCGACGGCAGCGAATATACCGCCAACTCTTTTCAGGTCAGCGCCAAACGCGACCTGGCCCTGCTGTCGATCTACACCGCCAAGGCGGTGGTGCTCACCCCTGCCGCCAACAACCAGCCCTTGCGCCAGGGGGACAAGGTGTTCACCATCGGCAATCCGGTGGGACTGCGCAACACAGTCACCGCCGGGATCTTCTCCGGTTACCGTCAGCACAAGGAGAGCGGCGAAATCATGCTCCAGACCGACGCGCCGATCAATCCCGGCAACAGCGGCGGCCCGCTGATCGACGAGCAAGGCCGGGTGCACGGAGTGAACACCCTGATCATCCAGAACACCCAGGGCATCGGTTTCGCCATCCCCATCCAGGCCGTGTTCGAGGAATTTTCCCTCACCCCGCCCTGA
- a CDS encoding nucleoside recognition domain-containing protein: MNGIVLVMVSLAFVLAGWRQLVWVPAGGASAPMELLSKAMIDAASGAVTLAIGLVGVMTLFMGLMKVAEAGGMLRIIARLIRPLMIRLFPDVPPEHPAMGAMILNLSANALGLGNAATPFGIRAMQELDKLNSQPGTATNAMVLFLAINTSSVTLLPTGVIALRAAAGSHDPAAILPTTLCATIGSTTVAILAAKLYSRWSAAPPPLAAAGTTNGTPAPDSHAVQEAPLEDQGQPYPLWVSSVALTCLLGLVPATVLYGQAISPWIIPGLMVFFLAFGALRRVPVYASMVEGGREGFQVALRIIPYMVVILVAVAMLRSSGALDLLVSLLGRFTAPLGLPAEALPMALLRPLSGSGAYAVLASLINDPAIGPDSYTGMLVSTLQGSTETTFYVLAVYFGAVQVRRIRHAMAAALTADLVGVICSVLACLALFGK; the protein is encoded by the coding sequence ATGAACGGAATTGTACTGGTCATGGTCAGCCTGGCCTTTGTCCTTGCCGGCTGGCGGCAGCTGGTCTGGGTACCGGCGGGCGGCGCCAGCGCGCCCATGGAACTGCTGTCCAAGGCGATGATCGACGCCGCCTCCGGCGCGGTGACCCTGGCCATTGGTCTCGTGGGGGTGATGACCCTGTTCATGGGGCTGATGAAGGTGGCCGAGGCGGGCGGCATGCTGCGCATCATCGCCCGGCTGATCCGGCCGCTGATGATCCGCCTCTTTCCCGACGTGCCACCCGAGCATCCGGCCATGGGCGCCATGATCCTCAACCTCTCGGCCAATGCCCTGGGGTTGGGCAACGCGGCCACCCCTTTTGGCATCCGCGCCATGCAGGAACTGGACAAACTCAACAGCCAGCCCGGCACGGCCACCAATGCCATGGTCCTGTTCCTGGCAATCAACACCTCCTCGGTCACCCTCTTGCCCACCGGGGTGATCGCCCTGCGCGCCGCCGCCGGCTCGCACGATCCGGCCGCCATCCTGCCCACCACCCTCTGCGCGACCATCGGCTCGACCACGGTCGCTATCCTGGCGGCCAAGCTCTACAGCCGCTGGTCCGCCGCGCCCCCACCCCTGGCCGCCGCAGGGACGACAAACGGAACACCGGCCCCCGATTCCCACGCCGTACAGGAAGCCCCCCTGGAGGACCAGGGCCAGCCCTATCCCCTGTGGGTGAGCAGTGTCGCCCTGACCTGTCTGCTCGGCCTGGTGCCGGCGACCGTGCTCTACGGTCAGGCGATTTCGCCCTGGATCATTCCCGGGTTGATGGTCTTTTTCCTCGCCTTCGGAGCCCTGCGCCGGGTACCGGTCTACGCATCCATGGTCGAAGGCGGCCGGGAGGGCTTCCAGGTGGCGTTGCGGATCATTCCCTACATGGTGGTCATCCTGGTGGCGGTGGCCATGCTGCGATCCAGCGGCGCCCTCGACCTGCTGGTCAGCCTGCTCGGGCGCTTCACCGCTCCCCTGGGGCTGCCGGCCGAGGCCCTGCCCATGGCCCTGCTGCGACCGCTCTCCGGCTCCGGGGCCTACGCGGTGCTCGCCTCGCTGATCAACGACCCCGCCATCGGTCCAGACAGCTACACCGGCATGCTGGTTTCCACCCTCCAAGGTTCGACCGAAACCACCTTCTATGTGCTCGCGGTCTATTTCGGCGCGGTCCAGGTGCGTCGCATCCGTCACGCCATGGCCGCGGCCCTGACCGCCGACCTGGTCGGGGTGATCTGCTCGGTGCTGGCCTGTCTCGCCCTGTTTGGCAAATAA
- a CDS encoding carbon-nitrogen hydrolase: MNILRVGLIQQRCTDNRQANIDTSIRGLREAAAQGAHLAVLQELHGTPYFCQTEDTGCFDLAEPIPGPSTELFGAVAKELGLVIVTSLFERRAPGLYHNTAVVLEADGSIAGCYRKMHIPDDPGYYEKFYFTPGDLGFTPIPTSVGRLGVLICWDQWYPEAARLMAMAGAELLVYPTAIGYDPNDTQDEQSRQREAWMTIQRGHAIANGIPVLSVNRVGFEPDPSGVGAGAHFWGNSLAAGCQGELLAVADTEREQVLVVDLDRQRSEKIRRIWPYLRDRRIDAYGDLIKRYRD; the protein is encoded by the coding sequence ATGAACATCCTCCGCGTCGGCCTGATCCAGCAGCGCTGCACCGACAACCGCCAGGCGAATATCGACACAAGCATCCGTGGCTTGCGCGAGGCCGCCGCCCAGGGCGCCCACCTGGCGGTGTTGCAGGAACTGCACGGCACCCCCTACTTCTGTCAGACCGAGGACACCGGCTGTTTCGATCTGGCCGAACCGATCCCCGGCCCGTCCACCGAACTCTTCGGCGCCGTGGCCAAGGAACTGGGCCTGGTGATCGTCACCTCGCTGTTTGAACGCCGGGCGCCGGGCCTCTATCACAACACCGCCGTGGTCCTGGAGGCCGACGGCTCCATTGCCGGCTGTTACCGCAAGATGCATATCCCGGACGATCCCGGATATTACGAAAAATTCTACTTCACCCCCGGCGATCTCGGCTTTACCCCCATCCCCACCTCGGTCGGGCGGCTCGGGGTGCTGATCTGCTGGGATCAGTGGTATCCGGAGGCGGCGCGACTGATGGCCATGGCCGGAGCCGAACTGCTCGTCTATCCCACGGCCATCGGCTATGACCCAAACGACACCCAGGACGAACAGAGCCGTCAGCGCGAGGCCTGGATGACCATCCAGCGCGGTCACGCCATTGCCAACGGCATTCCGGTGCTCAGCGTCAACCGGGTTGGTTTCGAACCCGATCCCTCGGGTGTCGGCGCCGGGGCCCACTTCTGGGGCAACAGCCTGGCCGCCGGCTGCCAGGGGGAGCTGCTGGCCGTGGCCGACACTGAACGCGAACAGGTGCTGGTGGTCGACCTCGACCGGCAGCGCAGCGAGAAAATCCGCCGCATCTGGCCCTATCTGCGCGACCGGCGCATCGACGCCTACGGTGATCTGATCAAGCGCTACCGCGATTGA
- a CDS encoding agmatine deiminase family protein yields the protein MRKRLPAEWEPQDGVLLAWPHQETDWRDDLAAVQAVFVNIVRAISRFERVLIVAPEIEPVRARLHADSVDLQRVRLYPMATNDTWARDFGPITIFENGTPVVLDFGFNAWGLKFAADLDNQITGKLTRLGGFGRCPVRIPGLILEGGSIESDGAGTLLTTSTCLQSPNRNPHLDRGGIERALADLLGVSRVLWLDNGYLAGDDTDSHIDTLARLCPNDTIVYVRCDNPADEHYEALCAMEAELRGFRTASGVPYRLIPLPWPRPCFDADGQRLPATYANFLVINGAVLMPTYHDPQDAAALEILAGVFPDREIIAIDCRPLIVQHGSLHCVTMQIPQGVLP from the coding sequence ATGCGCAAACGATTACCGGCCGAATGGGAACCCCAAGACGGCGTGCTGCTTGCCTGGCCGCACCAGGAGACCGACTGGCGCGATGACCTGGCCGCCGTGCAGGCGGTCTTTGTCAATATTGTCCGAGCGATCAGCCGCTTTGAACGGGTGCTGATCGTGGCCCCGGAGATCGAGCCGGTGCGAGCGCGGCTGCACGCAGACTCCGTCGACCTGCAGCGGGTCCGCCTCTATCCCATGGCCACCAACGATACCTGGGCCCGGGATTTCGGGCCGATCACCATTTTTGAAAACGGCACCCCGGTGGTGCTCGACTTCGGCTTCAACGCCTGGGGCCTGAAATTCGCCGCCGATCTCGACAACCAAATCACCGGCAAGCTGACCCGGTTGGGGGGCTTTGGCCGCTGCCCCGTGCGCATCCCCGGCCTGATCCTGGAAGGCGGCAGCATCGAGAGCGATGGCGCGGGCACTCTCTTGACCACCAGCACCTGTTTGCAGAGCCCCAACCGCAATCCCCATCTCGACCGCGGGGGGATTGAGCGGGCTCTGGCAGACCTCCTCGGCGTCTCCCGCGTCCTCTGGCTGGACAACGGTTATTTGGCCGGCGACGACACTGATTCGCACATCGATACCCTGGCCCGGTTGTGCCCGAACGACACCATTGTCTATGTCCGTTGCGACAATCCGGCGGACGAGCATTATGAAGCCCTCTGTGCCATGGAGGCCGAACTGCGCGGTTTCCGCACCGCCAGCGGCGTGCCCTATCGCCTCATTCCCCTGCCCTGGCCGCGCCCCTGCTTCGACGCCGACGGCCAACGCCTGCCCGCCACCTACGCCAACTTCCTCGTCATCAACGGCGCGGTGCTGATGCCGACCTACCACGATCCGCAGGATGCGGCGGCCCTGGAGATCCTGGCCGGCGTGTTTCCGGACCGGGAAATTATCGCCATCGACTGCCGCCCCCTCATCGTCCAGCACGGCTCGCTCCACTGCGTGACCATGCAGATCCCCCAAGGAGTCTTGCCATGA
- a CDS encoding class I SAM-dependent methyltransferase yields MKKQLLELIVCPRCLPQEHLLVADIIQERDNDIETGALQCPRCRALYPITEGVALLDPHATDNQRAANKYETDEVVSSYLWSHFSDLLGDEQASQAYAAWAGLIHPQGGVALDAGGAVGRFTFEMSTRCDFAVGIDTSQAFIRAARQLMRERSLVVGLKDEGLLRREATIRLPDDWRSDRVEFVVANALALPFRKKSIGLFSSLNLVDKVPSPLTHLREMNRVTRDTGAQFLLSDPFSWSTEAAPVTEWLGGTAEGRFAGKGLVNVARLLAESRELAPSWQVHEPGSVWWKIRTHSNHYELIRSCYVHASR; encoded by the coding sequence ATGAAAAAACAACTCCTTGAGCTGATTGTCTGTCCACGCTGTTTACCCCAGGAACACCTTTTGGTGGCCGACATCATCCAGGAGCGCGACAACGACATCGAGACCGGTGCGCTCCAGTGCCCCCGCTGCCGTGCCCTCTATCCCATCACCGAGGGCGTGGCCCTGCTTGATCCGCACGCCACCGACAACCAGCGGGCGGCCAATAAATACGAGACTGACGAGGTGGTGTCGTCCTACCTGTGGAGCCATTTCAGCGACCTGCTGGGAGATGAGCAGGCCAGCCAGGCCTATGCCGCCTGGGCCGGGCTGATACATCCCCAGGGGGGCGTGGCCCTGGATGCCGGCGGCGCTGTCGGCCGGTTCACCTTCGAGATGAGCACCCGCTGCGATTTCGCCGTGGGCATCGACACCTCGCAGGCCTTTATCCGCGCCGCCCGCCAGCTGATGCGCGAGCGGTCCCTGGTGGTGGGGCTCAAGGACGAGGGGTTGCTGCGCCGCGAGGCGACCATCCGCCTGCCCGACGACTGGCGCAGCGATCGGGTGGAGTTCGTGGTGGCCAATGCCCTGGCCCTGCCGTTTCGCAAGAAATCGATCGGCCTGTTCTCCTCGCTCAACCTGGTGGACAAGGTGCCCTCGCCGCTGACGCATCTGCGGGAGATGAACCGGGTGACCCGCGATACCGGCGCCCAGTTTCTTCTCTCCGATCCTTTTTCCTGGTCCACCGAGGCGGCGCCGGTTACGGAGTGGCTGGGCGGCACGGCCGAGGGGCGGTTTGCCGGCAAGGGCCTGGTCAACGTGGCCCGGCTGCTGGCCGAGAGCAGGGAACTGGCGCCGTCCTGGCAGGTGCACGAGCCCGGCAGCGTGTGGTGGAAGATTCGCACCCACAGCAACCACTATGAATTGATCCGCAGTTGTTATGTCCATGCCAGCCGTTAG